The following are encoded together in the Drosophila sechellia strain sech25 chromosome 3R, ASM438219v1, whole genome shotgun sequence genome:
- the LOC6619533 gene encoding bromodomain adjacent to zinc finger domain protein 1A, giving the protein MPICKREGFDLNQKEGKNETFHDNDQVFCCYITKRIFRDYENYFRHVMVINSTVWQCEATGKENLTYEEAVKSERVARKKMEQFKQSLRAPVLLVVEHAQQSAVNTLNMIVAKFLRKRYFIGEEVQAKKNSTYTVLGVKLDKNMPEPLNGIYEDTDNLVYRLRPNKGDPSAEIELPFKQIRRSRMEFNLENLSMFIKSNVSRVDGLLRPKPEAYKQYVTNPGINFSTIFIGKMPRYSPAKIKKPNTKDAKKQSTLNKYIVADEATAAKSKAKAKSDAKSLAEEMERVKREKEAKLIELERQKAEKKAQLMERVENECNLLLQKTDDLERTDQKVLPRYRQIVTLLPEHLLGDAFMMREFMHTYTGLLSGIEVFRQNLSFYEMTRALTAREIAGPLSDILLVLLGTVFDLQKEEEEECAVTYLDRAAQTQEPYWSMAQAAKSHLYTKRHFSFKVNELPLDALTLSEVLRLHLLGSGAFVNEKAERWRVMYRNGYSSKEDPGLELRLEHSHILRILKNHSIYQLKFKDIMLLIRCLMSQILTYSGTINLIEERMEQTTKARQDLRALVVAENKRLAAVEINRKKLTQTHHLEVNGVEPEKREALVEKLKKSITELHAQSDQQHRKHELQMLKLHSQLFNFLVYLGMDRCYRKYYVLESMPGIFVEHSSDSLDTCLEQPITNKSQIEIRQQAALPKNRKDLRVYLLKLYGDDEKKTKKKAKHSLENKENQEHRLNGSAEPMDVESDPPEAPTHFELMMCSGDKRSCIVHDSRNGQRQRWSYIYKTEEIDELIKALNSNGLREYELLQELSVLRSLIEQHAKTCPVDLLSLENETMRKKFMAAMESETHRKYGEANFGLPNGTDLNEVMRLHLVDRIIQFENDIYTGDLGRLKVKDMEKWRSDLLRGNYDAQCKLQWGPGGKLEDEAGSDNESHETHEEDDGALLGKYARKPYRDPGMYLAASADTKPLPDSDDEEGQHTNDVSIPIAVHNMASALLQVEQAIGKRFLKEPYGMKKWDPKQEALKLACDSRLHQWEVSLMESTSFAQVFLHLNILHDCIQWRRSTNKSLCKVCRRGSDPEKMLLCDECNAGTHMFCLKPKLRSVPPGNWYCNDCVKSLGLNNGLTEKDKKQTTKKKRRFIVEEEEEEATDEEEEDKKDDDMTDEDAEHENEKHDEDVEDDESVASTTSSSRVNGRTLRRPRTRPTSRRLTSKEIEEHAQEDVDSGDISDDASLTAGEDTIEDESDEEKVCQKCFYDGGEIKCVQCRQFFHLECVHLKRPPRTDFVCKTCKPIPQRPRRRHSNMNGDHDPDEEEPKAKRPRNSLRLSVDKSARPSNGNNNNNNNNSSVNNNNHRRSGRRTNEHLPLNSAALYDLLEQIMKHKAAWPFLRPVLTSEVPDYHQIIKTPMDLAKIKSKLNMGAYQLNEELLSDIQLVFRNCDLYNVEGNEIYDAGCQLERFVIDRCRDMQLPFRPSDMNEEVKAC; this is encoded by the exons ATGCCCATTTGCAAGCGGGAAGGATTCGACCTGAATCAGAAGGAGGGCAAGAACGAAACATTTCACGACAACGACCAGGTCTTCTGCTGCTACATCACTAAGCGCATTTTTCGCGACTATGA AAACTACTTCCGGCACGTGATGGTGATCAACTCAACGGTGTGGCAGTGCGAGGCCACCGGCAAGGAGAACCTCACCTACGAGGAGGCGGTCAAAAGTGAGCGGGTGGCCCGGAAGAAGATGGAGCAGTTCAAACAGAGCCTTCGGGCACCCGTCCTTCTGGTTGTGGAGCACGCCCAACAGTCTGCGGTCAACACCTTGAACATGATAGTTGCCAAATTCCTGCGCAAGCGCTACTTCATCGGCGAGGAGGTGCAAGCTAAGAAGAACTCCACGTACACGGTGTTGGGTGTCAAGTTGGACAAAAATATGCCAGAACCACTCAATGGTATCTACGAGGACACGGACAACCTGGTCTACAGACTACGACCAAACAAGGGTGATCCCAGTGCAGAGATTGAGCTGCCATTTAAGCAAATACGTCGGTCGCGCATGGAGTTCAACCTGGAAAACCTGAGTATGTTTATAAAGAGCAATGTATCGCGGGTGGACGGACTTCTTCGGCCCAAGCCAGAGGCATACAAGCAGTACGTGACAAACCCTGGGATAAACTTCTCCACAATTTTCATTGGCAAAATGCCACGCTATTCTCCTGCTAAGATTAAAAAACCTAACACCAAAGACGCCAAGAAGCAATCGACTCTCAACAAATATATTGTCGCCGATGAAGCAACGGCTGCAAAGTCAAAGGCGAAGGCCAAGTCTGATGCTAAATCTCTGGCAGAGGAAATGGAGCGGGTTAAGCGAGAAAAAGAGGCCAAGCTTATTGAGTTGGAAAGGCAAAAGGCGGAAAAGAAGGCACAGTTAATGGAACGCGTTGAAAACGAATGTAATTTGCTGCTTCAAAAGACGGACGACCTAGAGCGAACCGACCAGAAAGTCCTGCCCCGCTACAGACAGATCGTCACACTGCTGCCTGAGCACCTCCTGGGTGATGCCTTCATGATGCGCGAGTTTATGCACACGTACACAGGATTGTTGTCCGGCATCGAGGTGTTTCGTCAGAACCTCAGCTTCTACGAGATGACACGAGCACTAACTGCTCGTGAGATTGCGGGCCCACTATCGGACATCCTCCTCGTTCTGCTTGGCACTGTTTTCGATCTGCAAaaagaagaggaggaggaatGCGCAGTGACCTATCTCGATCGGGCTGCCCAAACTCAGGAGCCCTATTGGAGTATGGCGCAGGCCGCCAAAAGTCACCTATACACCAAGAGGCACTTTTCCTTTAAG GTAAATGAACTACCATTAGATGCACTGACTCTCAGTGAAGTGCTACGACTGCATCTACTTGGATCCGGAGCTTTTGTGAATGAAAAGGCGGAGCGCTGGAGAGTCATGTACCGGAATGGCTACTCGTCAAAAGAAGATCCAGGTCTGGAACTACGTCTGGAACACTCGCACATCCTGCGCATTCTTAAGAACCATTCCATATATCAACTAAAGTTTAAGGATATAATGCTCCTGATTCGCTGCCTGATGTCCCAAATTCTGACGTACTCGGGCACGATTAACTTGATTGAGGAGCGTATGGAGCAAACAACAAAGGCCAGGCAAGATCTACGAGCTCTAGTTGTCGCGGAAAATAAGAGATTAGCCGCCGTAGAGATAAACAGGAAAAAACTTACGCAGACGCACCACCTGGAGGTGAATGGAGTTGAGCCTGAAAAGAGAGAAGCGTTGGTCGAGAAATTGAAGAAGAGTATTACCGAGCTACACGCCCAATCGGATCAGCAACATCGCAAGCACGAGTTGCAGATGCTTAAGTTGCATTCGCAACTATTCAATTTTTTGGTTTACTTAGGCATGGATAGGTGCTACAGGAAATATTATGTTTTGGAGTCTATGCCTGGAATCTTTGTCGAGCATTCGTCGGACAGCCTTGACACTTGTTTGGAGCAACCAATAACAAATAAGTCCCAAATAGAAATTCGTCAGCAGGCTGCATTGCCAAAGAATCGCAAGGACTTAAGGGTATATCTACTCAAACTCTACGGTGACGACGAAAAGAAGACCAAGAAAAAGGCGAAGCACTCTCTGGAGAACAAGGAGAACCAGGAGCATCGACTTAACGGCAGTGCAGAACCCATGGATGTCGAATCTGATCCTCCAGAGGCTCCCACTCATTTCGAGCTTATGATGTGCAGTGGTGACAAACGATCTTGTATTGTGCATGATTCAAGAAATGGGCAACGGCAGCGTTGGtcatatatttacaaaaccgaaGAGATCGATGAATTAATTAAGGCTCTCAATTCGAATGGTCTCCGTGAATACGAACTACTTCAAGAGCTATCCGTTCTGCGCTCCTTAATCGAACAGCATGCTAAGACCTGCCCAGTAGACTTGCTAAGTCTGGAAAACGAAACAATGCGCAAGAAGTTTATGGCGGCGATGGAATCTGAAACTCACCGTAAATACGGAGAAGCAAATTTTGGGTTACCGAATGGGACCGATCTAAACGAAGTGATGCGCTTGCATTTGGTGGATCGAATTattcaatttgaaaatgaTATTTACACTGGTGATCTCGGCCGCCTGAAAGTCAAGGATATGGAAAAGTGGCGAAGTGACTTGCTTCGAGGCAATTACGACGCCCAGTGCAAGTTGCAGTGGGGCCCGGGTGGCAAGTTGGAAGACGAGGCTGGTTCTGACAACGAATCCCACGAAACTCACGAGGAGGACGATGGTGCTCTGTTAGGTAAATATGCCAGGAAACCATATCGCGATCCTGGCATGTATTTGGCAGCTTCTGCAGACACAAAACCCCTACCAGACAGCGACGATGAGGAGGGTCAGCATACGAATGATGTCTCGATTCCCATCGCCGTGCATAACATGGCCTCGGCCCTTCTCCAAGTGGAGCAAGCTATTGGAAAGCGGTTCCTGAAGGAACCCTATGGCATGAAGAAGTGGGACCCCAAGCAGGAGGCTTTAAAACTTGCCTGTGACTCTCGTTTGCACCAGTGGGAAGTTTCGCTAATGGAAAGTACAAGCTTTGCTCAAGTTTTTCTGCACCTAAACATCTTGCACGACTGTATTCAGTGGAGGCGTTCTACCAATAAGTCATTATGCAAGGTATGCAGGCGTGGCAGCGATCCGGAGAAGATGCTGCTGTGCGATGAATGCAACGCTGGCACTCACATGTTCTGCCTGAAGCCTAAGCTCAGGTCTGTACCCCCGGGCAACTGGTATTGCAATGATTGCGTGAAGAGTCTGGGTCTCAACAATGGTCTAACCGAAAAGGATAAAAAGCAAACGACAAAGAAGAAACGCAGGTTTATCGtagaagaggaggaggaggaagctACAGACGAAGAAGAGGAAGATAAAAAGGATGACGATATGACGGATGAGGATGCGGAGCACGAGAACGAAAAACATGATGAGGACGTTGAGGACGACGAAAGTGTGGCCTCTACCACCTCATCTTCTAGAGTCAATGGGCGAACTTTAAGGCGGCCCCGCACACGGCCAACCAGCAGAAGACTTACATCGAAAGAGATTGAAGAACATGCCCAGGAAGACGTTGACAGCGGAGACATCAGCGATGACGCTTCCTTAACAGCCGGTGAAGATACGATCGAAGACGAGTC AGATGAGGAGAAGGTGTGTCAGAAGTGTTTCTACGATGGCGGTGAGATCAAATGTGTGCAATGCAGGCAATTCTTCCACCTGGAATGTGTCCACCTCAAGCGACCGCCGCGCACAGATTTCGTTTGTAAAACCTGCAAGCCGATACCACAACGACCTAGGCGTCGGCACAGTAACA TGAATGGTGATCATGACCCCGATGAGGAGGAGCCAAAAGCCAAGCGACCCCGTAACTCTTTGCGCCTATCTGTCGACAAGTCCGCCCGCCCaagcaacggcaacaacaacaacaataataacaacagcagcgTCAATAACAACAACCATCGGAGAAGCGGGCGTCGGACGAACGAGCACCTGCCGTTGAACAGTGCCGCCTTGTACGATCTGCTTGAGCAAATCATGAAGCACAAGGCCGCTTGGCCGTTTCTGCGACCAGTGCTGACATCGGAGGTTCCCGACTACCATCAGATCATCAAGACGCCCATGGATCTAGCTAAAATCAAGTCCAAGCTAAACATGGGAGCCTACCAGCTGAACGAGGAGCTGCTCAGCGACATTCAATTGGTGTTTAGAAACTGCGATTTGTACAACGTAGAAGGCAACGAAATATACGA CGCTGGTTGTCAACTAGAGCGATTCGTGATCGATCGATGTAGGGACATGCAGCTACCGTTTAGGCCTAGCGATATGAACGAGGAAGTCAAAGCTTGCTGA
- the LOC6619532 gene encoding methylcrotonoyl-CoA carboxylase subunit alpha, mitochondrial has protein sequence MYARLLRNLSANARCFATEASPKVRPISKILISNRGEIACRVIRTARKLGVRTVAVFSDPDEKSMHTQLTDEAYRVGEAASSASYLRGERILDIAKRSGAQAIHPGYGFLSESVEFAELCQREGIIFMGPPSSAIRDMGIKSTSKAIMAAAGVPIINGYHGDDQSDECLQREADIIGFPLMIKAVRGGGGKGMRIAEKPDDFLTALNSARTESEKSFGDSSVLLERYVRSPRHVEVQVFADHYGDAVYLWERDCSVQRRHQKIIEEAPAPGLSEDLRRELGEAAVRAAKAVGYVGAGTVEFILDKEDLSFHFMEMNTRLQVEHPITEMITGTDLVEWQIRIAAGEPLPLKQSEITRRGHAFEARIYAENPRGGFLPGAGPLRYLSTPQPSNNVRVETGVREGDEVSVHYDPMIAKLVVWGENRTQALNSLVARLGEYHISGLDTNINFLIDLASHPEFQLANVHTGFIDEQFDTLFPPIVISPQQVSQAALALVLNELQAAFRNGNKDFDPFAATPNARLNYSLVRRYHLKANEKVYSVAVKFDGEDMQIQVDNGDWQVAKVERVQDESRLKIRANINSNITTYNASIHGTSVSLFLENGKVDFEVGQPKFLSAQGDQMGAVGSRIVAPMPGILEKVLVKPGDQVKKGENLAVLIAMKMEHILKAPKDAIIKSIGGAEGDNVAKGAAVITFEEVEK, from the exons ATGTACGCCAGACTGCTCCGAAACTTGAGCGCAAATGCCAG GTGCTTTGCAACAGAAGCCAGCCCAAAAGTTCGGCCTATCAGCAAGATCCTTATTTCAAATCGTGGTGAGATCGCATGCAGGGTGATTCGAACAGCACGTAAGCTGGGAGTTCGTACCGTGGCCGTGTTTTCGGATCCGGACGAGAAGAGCATGCACACGCAGCTGACGGACGAGGCGTACCGCGTGGGGGAAGCTGCATCCTCGGCTTCTTATCTTCGCGGTGAACGCATCCTGGACATAGCCAAGCGGTCGGGCGCCCAGGCCATCCACCCAGGCTACGGTTTCCTCTCCGAGTCCGTCGAGTTTGCCGAGTTGTGCCAGCGTGAGGGCATCATCTTCATGGGTCCGCCCAGTTCCGCCATCCGGGACATGGGCATTAAGAGCACCAGCAAGGCCATAATGGCCGCTGCAGGGGTGCCGATCATCAATGGGTACCATGGCGATGATCAGTCAGATGAGTGCTTGCAGCGAGAAGCCGACATCATTGGCTTTCCCTTGATGATTAAAGCCGTCCGCGGCGGCGGAGGCAAGGGCATGAGAATCGCAGAAAAACCGGACGACTTCCTCACCGCTCTGAACTCAGCTCGGACCGAGTCCGAGAAGTCGTTTGGCGACAGCTCCGTGCTTCTGGAGCGGTATGTCCGATCTCCTCGCCACGTAGAGGTTCAAGTATTTGCGGATCATTATGGTGATGCTGTCTATCTGTGGGAAAGAGATTGCTCCGTGCAAAGACGTCATCAAAAGATTATTGAAGAGGCGCCAGCT CCAGGTTTGTCGGAAGATTTGCGTCGTGAGCTGGGCGAGGCTGCTGTTCGTGCAGCGAAAGCTGTGGGCTACGTAGGAGCTGGCACCGTGGAGTTCATTCTAGACAAAGAAGACCTCTCTTTTCACTTCATGGAAATGAATACCCGCCTGCAGGTGGAGCATCCTATAACGGAAATGATCACGGGCACCGATTTGGTTGAATGGCAAATTCGCATTGCCGCCGGTGAGCCATTACCCCTAAAGCAATCTGAGATTACGCGGCGTGGCCACGCATTTGAAGCTCGCATCTATGCGGAAAATCCTCGCGGAGGCTTTCTGCCCGGAGCCGGACCTCTCCGATATTTGTCTACTCCCCAACCATCAAACAACGTTCGCGTGGAGACGGGTGTTCGAGAAGGAGATGAGGTTTCTGTGCACTACGACCCCATGATTGCCAAGCTAGTCGTTTGGGGCGAAAACCGTACGCAAGCGCTTAACTCTTTGGTTGCCCGCCTGGGTGAATATCAT ATATCTGGTCTGGACACCAACATTAATTTCCTCATTGACCTTGCGTCGCATCCAGAGTTTCAGCTGGCCAATGTGCACACTGGCTTTATCGATGAGCAGTTCGATACGCTATTTCCCCCAATTGTCATCAGTCCGCAGCAAGTCAGCCAAGCTGCTTTGGCGCTAGTCTTGAACGAGTTGCAGGCAGCCTTTAGGAATGGAAACAAAGATTTTGATCCATTCGCCGCCACCCCTAACGCTCGTCTTAACTACTCTTTGGTTCGCAGATATCACTTGAAAGCCAATGAGAAGG TCTATTCTGTGGCTGTCAAGTTTGATGGCGAGGATATGCAAATTCAGGTGGATAATGGCGACTGGCAGGTGGCAAAGGTCGAACGAGTTCAGGATGAAAGTCGTCTAAAAATTCGTGCCAATATCAATAGCAACATCACCACATATAATGCTAGTATTCATGGCACTAGTgtgtctttgtttttggaa AATGGCAAGGTCGATTTTGAGGTAGGACAGCCGAAATTCTTAAGTGCCCAGGGCGATCAAATGGGTGCAGTTGGTTCTCGCATAGTGGCTCCCATGCCCGGGATTTTAGAGAAGGTGCTGGTAAAGCCCGGTGACCAGGTCAAGAAAGGGGAAAACTTGGCAGTGCTTATTG CCATGAAAATGGAACATATTCTAAAAGCTCCCAAGGACGCCATCATCAAGTCTATTGGTGGAGCCGAGGGCGATAACGTTGCTAAGGGAGCGGCCGTGATTACATTCGAGGAAGTAGAAAAGTAA
- the LOC6619535 gene encoding uncharacterized protein LOC6619535: protein MAATLQLIMLALVGGALGQANNTDYKRVLTSIVEQLEGGLELHLRSSEDGGNDLVQFLMVQEKSSIKISVKKEEVPSRAEIMRHHFFIFAGVHQMQEIRTSLVNTDGFYLLALENYPIEDDVLLMEFAADVWLQHGHSRIYYVQLRKESVLLFNPFTRSLVVVQDSKTYSRIYKNLEGYHLRIYIFDSVYSSVIGDGENKVLSVTGADAKLATTVARQLNFTADYLWPDDEFFGGRLANGEYSGGVGRAHRGEVDIIFAGFFVKDYLTTHIQFSAAVYMDELCLYVKKAQRIPQSILPLFAVHTDVWLCFLLVGLLGALVWLILRAVNLILCIERIPDGSRATRISYFGAARRIFIDTWVVWVRVNVGRFPPFHSERIFVASLCLVSVIFGALLESSLATVYIRPLYYRDANTLRELDESGQPIYIKHPAFKDDLFYGHDSEVYRRLDAKMMLVAEGEERLIEMVSKRGGFAGVTRSASLQLSDIRYVMTKKVHKIPECPKNYHVAYVLPRPSPYLEEVNRIVLRLVAGGVVGLWTGEAKERAKWSIQRFPEYLAELDVGRWKVLTLSDVQLAFYALTIGCLLSAIVCMAEILLGRKRKLHSPK, encoded by the coding sequence ATGGCGGCGACTTTGCAGCTAATTATGCTGGCGCTAGTGGGAGGAGCCCTTGGTCAAGCCAATAACACGGACTACAAGCGAGTCCTGACCTCCATTGTGGAGCAGCTTGAGGGCGGCCTTGAACTGCATCTAAGGAGTTCGGAAGACGGAGGCAATGATCTTGTTCAGTTTTTGATGGTGCAAGAAAAGAGCTCCATCAAAATTAGTGTGAAAAAGGAGGAAGTTCCGTCAAGAGCAGAAATAATGAGACatcattttttcatttttgctgGCGTACATCAAATGCAGGAAATCCGGACCAGTTTGGTTAACACAGATGGCTTCTACTTATTGGCTTTAGAGAATTACCCAATTGAGGACGATGTACTATTAATGGAGTTCGCGGCCGATGTTTGGCTTCAGCATGGGCATAGCCGGATTTACTACGTCCAATTACGCAAGGAAAGTGTACTTCTCTTCAATCCCTTTACGCGGAGTTTAGTGGTGGTTCAAGATTCCAAAACCTATTCAAGAATCTACAAGAATCTTGAGGGTTACCATTTGAGAATATACATTTTCGATTCAGTTTATTCAAGTGTGATTGGAGACGGCGAAAACAAGGTCCTAAGTGTAACAGGAGCGGATGCTAAATTGGCCACAACCGTGGCGAGGCAACTGAACTTCACAGCTGATTATCTGTGGCCGGATGATGAATTTTTTGGCGGTCGGCTGGCAAATGGAGAATATAGTGGCGGCGTCGGTCGCGCTCACCGCGGAGAGGTGGACATCATCTTTGCCGGATTCTTTGTCAAGGACTATCTTACTACGCACATCCAGTTCAGTGCGGCCGTTTACATGGATGAGCTTTGCTTGTACGTGAAGAAAGCACAGAGAATTCCGCAATCCATTTTGCCTCTTTTCGCTGTTCACACGGACGTGTGGTTATGCTTTCTGCTGGTGGGTCTGCTAGGAGCCCTAGTCTGGCTTATTCTTAGAGCCGTAAATCTAATTCTTTGTATAGAACGCATACCGGATGGTTCACGGGCTACGCGGATTAGTTACTTCGGAGCGGCGCGACGCATTTTCATCGACACATGGGTCGTTTGGGTGCGTGTGAATGTGGGTCGTTTTCCCCCCTTTCACTCGGAACGCATCTTTGTGGCTTCTCTGTGCCTGGTGAGCGTGATTTTTGGAGCCTTGCTTGAGTCCAGTCTGGCAACAGTTTACATAAGACCTCTTTACTACCGAGATGCAAATACCTTGAGGGAATTGGATGAGTCTGGCCAGCCTATTTACATAAAACATCCTGCCTTTAAGGATGATCTCTTCTATGGTCACGACTCAGAGGTCTACCGTCGATTGGATGCCAAGATGATGCTGGTGGCCGAGGGCGAGGAGCGACTAATTGAAATGGTGTCGAAGAGAGGAGGATTCGCGGGCGTCACCCGATCCGCCAGTTTGCAGCTGAGTGACATTCGATACGTGATGACTAAGAAAGTGCATAAAATCCCCGAGTGTCCCAAGAACTATCACGTTGCCTATGTGCTGCCTCGTCCCTCGCCTTATTTAGAGGAGGTCAACCGAATCGTACTGCGCCTCGTGGCGGGGGGAGTCGTCGGCTTATGGACAGGGGAGGCGAAGGAGCGCGCCAAATGGAGCATCCAACGGTTCCCCGAATACTTGGCCGAACTAGACGTAGGACGGTGGAAGGTGCTCACCTTGTCCGACGTCCAGCTCGCTTTTTACGCCCTCACTATTGGATGTCTACTTTCAGCTATTGTTTGCATGGCGGAGATTTTGTTGGGTCGTAAACGAAAATTGCATAGCCCCAAGTAA
- the LOC6619536 gene encoding DDB1- and CUL4-associated factor 5, whose product MSLWRNLRSLETRNLDVALSQRENILVAGHLPSAIFRERLSAAQNLYQRNLTGHYGCVNALEFSSGGQFLASGGDDKRVLLWNIDRELVSKFGKPRSMNEKHASNIFCLGFDTQNSYIFSGGNDDLVIQHDLETGKILNHFSHDGPVYGLSVDRISGHLLSVATEHGEILVYDLRAGKSEPLAIAKFKTPFNAVEFHPLNGHFLATANAKRGAMLWDLRHHQQALCQFNYIPESPSCMSVRFNCNGTLLLTLHRRLPPILYSPGAPEPLATFYHDEYFNSCTMKSCTFAGPQDELVVSGSDNFNMFIWRLEGVDLDEKNQWMETTPVILAGHRSIVNQVRYNRERCLLASSGVEKIIKLWSPFAQQGWEGSLTQAEALPYCTRALHRESSDHVSQDFSARNTDEDQVMLAFFDTLVQHELESWSTVDNQNSSKSSTHTSTCSEVSSPTEEPSDEERDWDQDPQTDRDQNEENVQDQDIDTPNVSELSWQTYPNRIFYLIAKKRRALLQLAVRGTSRHPRNVDQLLQRLLGEQKQAATQARISDWLEETQRLFGDDELPTTSAEAAAREQRRRDGVLFCRNRRTQEFKIVETPKSRITQRIRKRKLRQPIQTTKHRRATGPRTTEIDESSSSSDTRATYDSDDEISSGDNNNNTNERKSVQTDDDGDNSSTTSFTSMEAQFSQAPSTSSSFLFHQMESNNNSQLTSNQNHKAVNGLIPDNCNTESTASTSSSM is encoded by the exons ATGAGCCTTTGGAGGAACCTGCGCTCGCTGGAGACCCGCAATCTGGACGTGGCCCTTAGCCAGCGTGAGAACATATTGGTGGCTGGCCACCTTCCCTCGGCCATTTTTCGCGAGCGACTAAGTGCGGCTCAGAATCTCTACCAGCGCAACCTAACCGGTCACTACGGATGTGTAAATGCCCTGGAGTTCAGCTCGGGCGGTCAGTTCCTGGCTTCAG GTGGCGACGACAAGAGGGTTCTACTGTGGAACATTGACCGCGAGCTTGTATCCAAGTTTGGAAAACCCCGCTCCATGAACGAGAAGCATGCCAGCAACATCTTCTGCCTGGGATTTGACACCCAAAATTCTTATATTTTTTCCGGGGGCAACGATGATTTGGTCATCCAGCATGACCTAGAAAC AGGGAAAATCCTGAACCACTTTTCGCACGATGGACCTGTTTATGGTTTAAGTGTAGACAGGATCAGTGGCCATCTCTTGAGCGTGGCCACGGAGCACGGCGAGATCCTAGTGTACGACCTAAGGGCAGGGAAGTCCGAACCCCTGGCAATCGCCAAGTTCAAGACGCCCTTTAACGCCGTGGAGTTTCACCCACTTAATGGTCATTTTCTGGCCACTGCCAACGCGAAAAGGGGAGCCATGCTCTGGGATCTAAGGCACCACCAGCA GGCCCTGTGTCAGTTCAACTACATCCCGGAGTCCCCAAGCTGCATGAGCGTGCGCTTCAATTGCAATGGCACCCTTCTGCTCACCCTGCACCGCCGGCTACCGCCGATCCTGTACAGCCCAGGAGCCCCGGAGCCGTTGGCCACTTTCTACCATGACGAATACTTCAACTCCTGCACTATGAAGAGTTGCACATTTGCGGGGCCGCAGGACGAGCTGGTGGTCTCAGGCTCGGACAACTTCAACATGTTTATCTGGCGCCTGGAAGGAGTGGACT TGGATGAAAAGAACCAGTGGATGGAGACTACTCCCGTAATTCTCGCTGGTCACCGTTCCATCGTCAACCAGGTGCGATACAATCGCGAACGCTGCTTACTCGCCTCCTCTGGCGTGGAGAAGATCATTAAG CTGTGGAGTCCATTTGCCCAGCAGGGCTGGGAAGGATCCCTTACCCAAGCCGAAGCCCTGCCCTACTGCACACGCGCACTGCATCGCGAGTCATCGGATCATGTGTCCCAGGACTTCAGTGCCCGTAACACCGACGAGGACCAGGTAATGCTGGCCTTCTTCGATACTTTGGTGCAGCACGAGCTTGAGTCCTGGAGCACTGTGGACAATCAGAACAGCTCTAAaagcagcacacacacatcgaCGTGTAGCGAGGTCAGTTCCCCAACTGAAGAGCCCAGCGACGAGGAGCGCGATTGGGATCAGGACCCTCAGACTGACCGGGACCAAAACGAGGAAAATGTGCAAGACCAGGATATCGATACGCCTAACGTCAGCGAACTGAGCTGGCAGACTTATCCGAACCGTATCTTCTACCTAATCGCTAAAAAGCGCCGCGCCTTACTTCAGTTAGCGGTTAGGGGCACTTCTCGACATCCGCGCAACGTGGACCAGTTGCTCCAGAGGCTGCTTGGCGAACAAAAGCAGGCTGCCACGCAGGCGCGGATCAGCGACTGGCTTGAGGAGACGCAGCGTCTCTTCGGCGACGACGAGCTACCCACCACATCAGCGGAGGCTGCAGCCCGGGAGCAGCGACGACGAGACGGCGTTCTGTTCTGTCGAAATCGGAGGACACAGGAATTTAAAATAG TCGAAACGCCAAAATCCAGAATCACTCAAAGAATACGAAAGCGAAAATTAAGACAGCCTATTCAGACCACAAAACACAGAAGAGCGACTGGTCCACGCACCACCGAGATAGACGAGAGCAGCTCCTCAAGCGACACCAGGGCTACCTACGACTCCGATGATGAGATCTCGTCAGGcgacaataacaacaataccAATGAAAGGAAAAGCGTCCAAACGGACGATGATGGAGACAACTCCTCCACAACTTCGTTCACCTCCATGGAGGCCCAGTTTTCTCAGGCTCCCAGCACGTCCagttcttttctttttcaccAAATggagagcaacaacaacagccagcTTACGTCCAACCAAAATCACAAGGCAGTAAATGGACTTATTCCGGATAATTGTAATACTGAGTCAACAGCATCCACATCGTCATCCATGTAG